The genomic segment GTCGCGATAGGTGAAGGTGACGTCCTTGTCGTCGAGGGTGATGTCTTGCAGCTTCTCGCTGGTGCGGAACTTGTGCTCGAAGATGGCCCCGGACTTGAGGTTCTTGAGCTTGGTCCGGATGAAGGCCGGTCCCTTGCCGGGCTTGACGTGCTGGAACTCCACGACGCTGTGCGGTTCGCCGTCGTAGAGGAATTTCAGCCCGTTGCGGATGTCCGAGGTCGAGATCAAGGGCGTCTCCATTGAGGCGTAACCCGTCAGAGACCGGCGCTTAGCACACGGGCGCAGGCGGCCGACCGGGAGCGTTTGTTTTGATAAAAGGCATTCTATCACAGGGCCCCGGTCGGGGCAAGCGCGGTTGGTGCGTCAAAACGGCAGACCCGGCCGTCGGGATGGTGGAATTGACAGCCAAACCCGGTAACTAATATGGCGGCTCGTCTGACTGTAACATATCTGTTATCAGCCTGTTAGCAAGTTGATGCCTTTTGGCACGACTTTTGCATATAGTTTGGGGCGAGTGATGATTTGTTTCTGACGAGTCTGTTTGACATCTCACAACACGACAACCCCAGGGAGGAGAAAAGCGATGGCTATCATGCGTTGGAAGCCCAGCCGTCACTGGATCGATCTCCGCGATGAGGTCAATCGGCTGTTCGAGGACTTCGTCGGCACCCGGACCAAGAGCGGCGAGGACGTCGTCTGGGCCCCGCGGGTCGACATCTGCGAGACCACCGATGAAATCCGCGTCCGCGCCGAGCTGCCCGGCGTCTGCGCCGACTGCATCGACGTCGACATCGAGAACAACACCCTGATCATCCAGGGCGAGAAGCAGCAGGAACAGAACGAGGAAGAAGAGAACTACTTCCGTGTCGAGCGCGTCTACGGCAAGTTCATGCGCAGCTTCGCCCTGCCGCAACGGGTCAAGGCCGACCAAGTCAAGGCCAAGTTCAAGGATGGTATCCTGCACATCACCATTCCCAAGGCCGAAGAGGCCAAGCCGCGCAAGGTCAACATCGAGATCGAGTAACCCCGGGCTGCTGTTGGATGCGGGGGGCGCATCAACGCCCCCCGTTTTAGCTAAACAAGCCGGCGGGCTTGACAGCGATGGATTATTATGCAAGATTGCGCATGTAGTTCACTGCCGACGACACCGACAACCCGACGAGGGCGGCCATGATTACCTACACCTATCGCTGCGACGATTGCGGCCAGACCTTCGAGGCGCGCCAGCGCATCACCGAAGACCCCCTGACGAAGTGCCCCGCTTGCGGCGGAGCAGTCAGACGGCTGATCTCCGGCGGTCTGGGCACACTCGACGTGGCCCACGATTCCAGCAAGGCCTGCTCCTCCGGGGGCGGCTGAGGCTTTTCCTTCTAGGTCGCTTCCCAGGCGACGGGGCGTCCGGAGCGGACGCCCCGGTTTTTATGCGTGCTTGCTGAGCGCTCGGCTCGCGCGGGCGAGCCGCGGGCTTAACCGGTCCGGGCCGCCGTGCGCCGCGGGCCGTCACGGTTCTTGCATTCACGCCGGCCCGTGGCCGGCGTGGCAAGAACCGCGCCGGCCCTTTCAAGCGTGACCACTCCAAAGGCGACGAGACGGGTTCAACCCGGCCCAGCAGGCTGCGGACGGTGACCCGCCGCCGTCGCCGTGCTATAATGCCCCTCTGACATGCTTGACAGAATCAAAGCTATCGCGGAACGCGAGGGTCTGCGCTGGACAATGACCGTCGTCGGTCTGCTGGTCATCGTCCTGGCGGGTACGCTGCTGCGCGCCGGGTTGTGGACGGAGGATCCGGCTCTGGTCTCCGACGCCGCCCTGCGCTTCCGGCTGGCGAGTTACTTCGCCGATCCTGACGGGGCGCCGGCGGACTGGCCGGAGGCCGATCCGCGACTGCCGGAGGGTTCGCGGCCGCGGGAGGAGTTCCTGCTGACCCAGGACGCCCTGGTCGGCTGGAGTTATCGCTGGTTCCACGATGGTTACGCTGAGCGGGCCTTCGTCGACCATCTGCGGTTGTTCACCTCGCTGACGGGCTCCCTGGTAGCCGTGGGCGTCTTTCTGTTGGCCCGGCTGTTGTGGCGGCGGCGCTGGGCGGCCCTGTTGGCGGCCCTGGTCGCCTGTCTGGCTCCGGCGCTGTTGGCCCGTTCCGTCGACGTCTACCTGCGCGAGCACCTGGCCCTGCCGCTGATCCTGCTGGGCTGGGCGGGGGTGCTGGGGGTGATCCGCGCCCTCGGCGACGGCGAGCCGCGCAGCGGGAAGACGACGACCTGGTCGATCGTCGCCGGCTTCGGTCTGGGGGCGGCCCTGATCGTCTGGCATCTGACGGGCTTCGTGCTGACGGTAACGGCGCTGCTGCTGGCCGCCTACCTCGTCTGGCGGGCGCCCCGCTGGTACGCCGGGGGCGAGGCGGTCCGGGTCCGGGCGTTGGGCGTTCTCAGCGCCGTGCTGGGGGCAACGACGCTGGTGTTGTCCCTCGTCGCCGCGCCGTTGCGCAGCAAGGGTTTCTACCTGGCCCCGGCCACGATTGTCTTCGTCGTCTGCGCCCTGGTGCTGCTGGTCCCCCGGCTGGGCCGAGCGCTGCTGAGCCGACGACGGTGGACGGTCCTGGCCGTCGTCGGCGGGGCGGGGCTGCTCTTGCTCGCCGGTCGGCTGCTGGGGGTGGGTCACGGCGGAGAGTTCAGTCATATTTACGAGCTGCTGGCGGCCAAGCTGGGTCACCTGGGCGGCAAACCGGCGGACCCGGCGGAGCTTAACTGGATCGTCTCGTCGCTCTGGAGCGGCCCCTTCGCTTCGCCGGAGCCCTTCGAGGCCCTCTACTCCTTTTGGCTCCTCGGCCCCCTGGGGCTGGGCGGAGGACTGTTGGCGGCGCTGCGCTTCAAGCGCCGGGAGCTGGGCGATGAAACGCTCTGGCTGCTGGTGCTGACGGCGGGCTTCGTCATCGCCTGGCTGTTGTTCAAACGCCTGTCCGTCTTCGCCGCTCCCCTGCTGGCGATCCTGGGGGCGGGGGTACTGACCTGGGGCCTGCTGCGCCCCTGGCTGGGTCCTGTGTTGTTCGGCCTGGCCGGCGGGTTGACGGTCTATCAGTCGGCGGCCCTCGACGTCCACAATCCGGTCAAGGAGCTGTTGGCGGGGATCGCCGCCCCGACACCGGACTGGCCCGACGATCTGGGCGGCGAGCTCAAGGCCGTCGCAGGCTGGCTGGACGAGGAGACGCCGCCCGGTTCGCGCTTCGCGGCTCCCTATAACATCGCCGCCATGCTCTACGCCCGGACGGAGCGGTCGACGGCCCTGCACTCGATCTGGGAGACCCCCCGGGCGCGGGAGCGCGCCGCGGCCTTCAGCCTGGCCCTCTACGCCGACGAAGACGAGCTGTACCGCCTGCTCGACGACTGGGGCGTCGATTATCTGGTACTCGACGCCGCCGGCGTCCTCGACGACGGCCCGGAATCGAGCCGCTACGCCGCCGACGCCCTGAAACCGGGCGCGGATGAGGCGGCCTATCTGCTGGGGACGAACCCGGCGGCCACCGAGCGTTTTACCTTGCTCAGGCAGACGGACTCCTTTCGCATCTTCAGTGTGGGCAAGACTGCGGCGACGAACTGCTTCTACGGTGAAACCGCGGAGCTGCGCCTGACCGGTCTGGACCGGGACCGGCGCCCCGTCGGCGACTACAGCCCGCTGTTCGATCCGGAGTCTCCGATCGTCCTTCGAGCCGCGAGCCGCCTGGAGCGCCTGGTCGACGCCGTCGCCGATTACAACGCCGCCGTCGAGCTCTATGAGACCCAACGCCACGCCGCCGCCGCCCGTCAACTGGAGGCCGTGCTGGCCGATTTCGGCGATCTGCGCCGTAGCTCCTACCTGCTGGCCGAGTGCCGCTACCACGCGGGCGATCCCCGCAGCGCCCGTGCGGCCCTGGAAACGGCCCTGGAGCACCATCCCGGCGATCTGGACGTGCTGATCCTGCAGGTCAAACTGCGGGCCCAGTTGTGGGATATCGACGGCGCCCTGCGCCAGACCCGGATGCTGCTCGAGCGCCTGCCCGACGAGCCCCGGCTGCACTATCTGCTGGCCGATCTGAACGACGCCCTGGGTCGGCGCGACAAGGCGGCGGAACTGCGCGGCCAAGCACAACGTCTGGAAGGTGAGTCATCGTGAAGCGCGACCGTGTGATCATCCTCGGCGGGGGGCTCTGCGGTCTGGCCGTCGCCGACGAGCTGGGCGCCGCCGGCGTTCCCGGCCTGGTGCTGGAGGCCGCTCCGCAGCCCGGCGGACTGGCCGGCGGCTTCAGCGACGGCGGCTACCGTTTCGACTACGGCCCCCACCGCTTCCACACCCCGGACCCGGTCACCCGGGATTACTTCCTCGGCTTGTTCGCCGACGGCGAATATCTGACCCCCCGGCGCAAGAGCGAGATCCAACTGGTCGGCAAGCGCTTCGCCTATCCGCTGGAGCTGGGCGACGTGGTGCGCAACCTGGACCTGGTCGACAACGCCCGGGCCTTTCTGGATTATCTGGTCTCCTTCGCCCGCAACCGGCTGGCCGCCCCCGCGGAAAACAGCTTCGAGGACTGGGTGGTCAACCGCTTCGGTCGCACACTCTACGACCTCTACTTCGGTCCCTACACCGCGAAGCTCTGGGGCCTGCACCCCTCGCGCATCTCCCTGGACTGGGCCGCCCAGCGGATCAGTCTGGTCAACCTCTTCGACGTCCTCAAGCGCCTGTTGTCGCCGGGCCGCGAGGACGAGCCGCGAACCTACGCCCGCGAGTTCCTCTACCCCAAGGCGGGCATCGCCGAGCTGCCCCGGCGCCTGGCCGCCCGGGCCGTCGAGCGCGGCGCCGAGGTGCGCTGCGACGCCCGGGTCATCGCCGTGTCGGCGCAGGACGACGGCTTCAGCGTCACGGTGCGCAAAGCGGACGGTTCGTCCTACGTGGAGACCGCCGGCGCCCTGGTGAGCACCCTTCCCCTGGCCGAGCTGCTGGAGGGTCTGGAGCCGCGGCCGGCGGCCAGCGTGCTGAGGGCGGCCCGGGGCCTGACCAGCCGCGCCGTGGTCTTCGGCCACCTGGGCTTCGCCGGGCGGACCCCCTCGGACAACCACTGGATTTACTTCCCCGAAGCCGAATACTCCTTCAACCGGATCAGCGAACCGGTGAACTTCGCTCCGAGCCTGACCCCGCCGGGCCGGGCCGCCCTGACCGTCGAGGTCAGTTGCGCCGTCGGCGACGAGCACTGGAACCGCGAGCGCGAGGGCTTGATCGGGACGGCCGTCGGCGGGCTGCGCCGGGCCGACCTCCTCGCCGTGCGGCCCGAGCGCAGTTGGCTGACCCGCCAGCCCCACGCCTACCCGGTCTACGACATCGGCTACGAGGAACGCCTGACGGCCTGTCTGAAAGCGGCCAACGCCCATCCGGCCCTCGTCACCACGGGACGCCAGGGGCTGTTCCGCTATGGCAACATGGACCACGCCCTGATCATGGGCCGCAAGGCAGCCCTCGTCGTCCTCGGGCGCCTGGACCGTGCCGCCGCCCAGGCCGTCGGTACGCAGAGCGAGTACTTCGGCTGAGCCGTCGCCGGGCGGGCTGTGCTAAGCTGTGCTAACATGGGATAGACGGATTGATGAACGAGCGCGCCACAGCTCCCGCCGCTCTGGTGGTGGTCAAGAGCTTCCCGCCGCTACGCACCGAGCCCAACACCGCCCGGCTGCTCAAGTACCTCGGTCGGCTGGCCCCGCGGATCGATGTTCTGCACGGCCTGCCCGGCTGGGGGGCGGCGACGGGGGCCTTGACCCGGGACGACGACCTGGCGACCCAACTGCCGCCGACGGTCCAGCGTCATCCCGTCAGCGTGGCCAATCCGCTGCGCGGCCTCAAGAACCTGCTGCGCGGCGGAGACGGGAACGATGAACTGGGGACACGGCGCCGACGGCTCTCGCCGCTCGGACGGCTCTACCGCTCCCTGCTGTTCATCCCCGACGCCGACTACTTCTGGATCTGGCCCGCCGTTCGTCACGGCTTGCGTTTGCTTACGGAACTACGCCCCCGGGTGTTGGTGACCTCGGGCCCGCCCTTCTCGACCCACCTGGCCGGTTGGGTGCTCAAGCGGCTGACCGGGGTGCCCTGGGTGGGCCACTTCCGCGACCTCTACACCGCCAATCCGCTCTACGTGCCCTGGAGCGCCTGGCGGGCCGCTTTCGACCGCGCCCTCGAACGTCGGGTGATCGGAGCCATGGACGCGGTGACCACGGTCTATCCGGAAACGACGGCGCTGCTGGAGCGGCGCTGCGGCAGGCCGGGCCAACGCTACCTCACCGTGCGCAACGGCTACGACGAAGCGGTCTTTAATGAACCGCCCCAACCCGCCGACGGGCGGGAAGGCCCCCCGGAGCAATTGAGCCTGGTCCACGGTGGCAAGCTGCTGGCCGATGACGCCGACGGCCAAACGGCCCATCGCCTGCTGGCCGCCCTGGCGGACCTGCTGGAACGCCGCCCGAAGCTGAGCGAGAACCTGCGGTTGACCCTGGTGGGCAAGGTCCATCCGAGCTATCGCCGGGTGGTGGACGAACTCGGCTTGCAGGAGACCGTCACCATCGCGCCGCCGGTGACCAACCGGGAGATGATCGCCCGCACCCTGGCCGCCGACATCAACCTGGTCATCCTCGAGGATTCGCCGCGCAACATGGCCACCACCGGTGGCAAAATCTACGAGTGCCTGCGCGCCGGGCGACCGATTCTGGGGATCATGCATCCCCGCTGCAGCGCGGCCCGGCTGATCACGGAGCTCAACGCCGGTCGGGTGGCACCCTACCGAGACACGGCGGCCATCTCGCGGGTCCTGGAACAACTCGTCGACGACCTCGGCTCCGGCGGTTTCGCCTACGGCGGCCCCGAGCGCGACACCTTCGTCACCCGCACCAGCTTCGAGCACCTGGCCGAGCGCTTCGCCGAGGTGTTGAGTTCGGTCTTCGCGGGGGTCGATTAAAGGATAGGTGCCGATTATCAACAAGCACATTCTTTGTCTGGTGCGCAATTTCCCGCCCCTGCGGACCGAGCCGAACACGGCGCGGATCGTCAAGTACCTGGGGCGGGCCGGTTGGCGTGTTGACGTGCTGCACTCCCGCCCCGGCTGGGGGGAGTCCCGGGGCTACCTGACCCGGGACGAGGCGCTGCTGGAGCAGTTGGGCGACAACGTCCATCCCCACCCGGTCACCACGCCCAACCTCCTGCGCGGTGTCGAGCAACTGCTGCGGCGGCTCGCGGGTGGGAGGGGCCGCGAGACCTCGGGCCTGGGCTCGCGGACCACCTGGCGTCGCGGCGGCGGACTGCGCGGCCTCTACCATTCGCTGACCATCCTGCCCGACGGTGGGCGGCCCTGGATGCTGCGCTGCCCGGTTCCAGCGCTGCGCCTGATCAGGCGGCTGCGGCCTTCACTGCTGGTTACCTCGGGACCGCCCTTCTCCACCCACCTGGCCGGGTGTTGGATCAAGAGCCTGACCGGAATCCCCTGGGTGGCCTGG from the Candidatus Coatesbacteria bacterium genome contains:
- a CDS encoding Hsp20 family protein, with protein sequence MAIMRWKPSRHWIDLRDEVNRLFEDFVGTRTKSGEDVVWAPRVDICETTDEIRVRAELPGVCADCIDVDIENNTLIIQGEKQQEQNEEEENYFRVERVYGKFMRSFALPQRVKADQVKAKFKDGILHITIPKAEEAKPRKVNIEIE
- a CDS encoding zinc ribbon domain-containing protein, with protein sequence MITYTYRCDDCGQTFEARQRITEDPLTKCPACGGAVRRLISGGLGTLDVAHDSSKACSSGGG
- a CDS encoding tetratricopeptide repeat protein, producing the protein MLDRIKAIAEREGLRWTMTVVGLLVIVLAGTLLRAGLWTEDPALVSDAALRFRLASYFADPDGAPADWPEADPRLPEGSRPREEFLLTQDALVGWSYRWFHDGYAERAFVDHLRLFTSLTGSLVAVGVFLLARLLWRRRWAALLAALVACLAPALLARSVDVYLREHLALPLILLGWAGVLGVIRALGDGEPRSGKTTTWSIVAGFGLGAALIVWHLTGFVLTVTALLLAAYLVWRAPRWYAGGEAVRVRALGVLSAVLGATTLVLSLVAAPLRSKGFYLAPATIVFVVCALVLLVPRLGRALLSRRRWTVLAVVGGAGLLLLAGRLLGVGHGGEFSHIYELLAAKLGHLGGKPADPAELNWIVSSLWSGPFASPEPFEALYSFWLLGPLGLGGGLLAALRFKRRELGDETLWLLVLTAGFVIAWLLFKRLSVFAAPLLAILGAGVLTWGLLRPWLGPVLFGLAGGLTVYQSAALDVHNPVKELLAGIAAPTPDWPDDLGGELKAVAGWLDEETPPGSRFAAPYNIAAMLYARTERSTALHSIWETPRARERAAAFSLALYADEDELYRLLDDWGVDYLVLDAAGVLDDGPESSRYAADALKPGADEAAYLLGTNPAATERFTLLRQTDSFRIFSVGKTAATNCFYGETAELRLTGLDRDRRPVGDYSPLFDPESPIVLRAASRLERLVDAVADYNAAVELYETQRHAAAARQLEAVLADFGDLRRSSYLLAECRYHAGDPRSARAALETALEHHPGDLDVLILQVKLRAQLWDIDGALRQTRMLLERLPDEPRLHYLLADLNDALGRRDKAAELRGQAQRLEGESS
- a CDS encoding NAD(P)-binding protein is translated as MVKRDRVIILGGGLCGLAVADELGAAGVPGLVLEAAPQPGGLAGGFSDGGYRFDYGPHRFHTPDPVTRDYFLGLFADGEYLTPRRKSEIQLVGKRFAYPLELGDVVRNLDLVDNARAFLDYLVSFARNRLAAPAENSFEDWVVNRFGRTLYDLYFGPYTAKLWGLHPSRISLDWAAQRISLVNLFDVLKRLLSPGREDEPRTYAREFLYPKAGIAELPRRLAARAVERGAEVRCDARVIAVSAQDDGFSVTVRKADGSSYVETAGALVSTLPLAELLEGLEPRPAASVLRAARGLTSRAVVFGHLGFAGRTPSDNHWIYFPEAEYSFNRISEPVNFAPSLTPPGRAALTVEVSCAVGDEHWNREREGLIGTAVGGLRRADLLAVRPERSWLTRQPHAYPVYDIGYEERLTACLKAANAHPALVTTGRQGLFRYGNMDHALIMGRKAALVVLGRLDRAAAQAVGTQSEYFG
- a CDS encoding glycosyltransferase — encoded protein: MNERATAPAALVVVKSFPPLRTEPNTARLLKYLGRLAPRIDVLHGLPGWGAATGALTRDDDLATQLPPTVQRHPVSVANPLRGLKNLLRGGDGNDELGTRRRRLSPLGRLYRSLLFIPDADYFWIWPAVRHGLRLLTELRPRVLVTSGPPFSTHLAGWVLKRLTGVPWVGHFRDLYTANPLYVPWSAWRAAFDRALERRVIGAMDAVTTVYPETTALLERRCGRPGQRYLTVRNGYDEAVFNEPPQPADGREGPPEQLSLVHGGKLLADDADGQTAHRLLAALADLLERRPKLSENLRLTLVGKVHPSYRRVVDELGLQETVTIAPPVTNREMIARTLAADINLVILEDSPRNMATTGGKIYECLRAGRPILGIMHPRCSAARLITELNAGRVAPYRDTAAISRVLEQLVDDLGSGGFAYGGPERDTFVTRTSFEHLAERFAEVLSSVFAGVD
- a CDS encoding glycosyltransferase, which codes for MPIINKHILCLVRNFPPLRTEPNTARIVKYLGRAGWRVDVLHSRPGWGESRGYLTRDEALLEQLGDNVHPHPVTTPNLLRGVEQLLRRLAGGRGRETSGLGSRTTWRRGGGLRGLYHSLTILPDGGRPWMLRCPVPALRLIRRLRPSLLVTSGPPFSTHLAGCWIKSLTGIPWVAWFRDLYTDNPLYVEWSPWRRGFDRALEHRVVGYADAVVTVYPETTELLRRRCARPGQLYRTIRNGYDEEIFAEACGRIEAERSDNKLVLLHGG